The following proteins are encoded in a genomic region of Brachionichthys hirsutus isolate HB-005 chromosome 14, CSIRO-AGI_Bhir_v1, whole genome shotgun sequence:
- the LOC137903811 gene encoding copine-3-like isoform X2: protein MAAAQCVTRVELTVSCDSLLDRDIGSKSDPLCVLLMDSSDSSESRWYEVARTEKVQNCLCPKFAKKFVIDYYFEVVQKLRFGIYDIDNKTVDLTDDDFLGQLECTLGQVVSSKKLTRPLMLKSKSPAGKGTITIAAEEIKDNRVANFEVEARKLDNKDFFGKSDPYLEFYKQTQTGWQLAHRTEVVNNNLNPTWKPFRIPLQSLCGGDMDKSIKVECYDYDSDGSHDLIGTFETTMTRLKEASRTSPVQFECVNSKKKQKKKSYKNSGVVSVKLCQVLKEYTFLDYIMGGCQINFTVAVDFTGSNGDPRSPQSLHYISPQGVNEYLSAIWSVGNVVQDYDSDKMFPAFGFGAQVPPTWQVSHEFPLNFNPANPFCAGVEGVVEAYRACLPQVKLYGPTNFSPIINHAASFANQALRQDTASQYFVLLIITDGVITDMDETRAAIVNVSRLPMSVIIVGVGSADFSAMELLDGDDGCLRSLAGDAAMRDIVQFVPFRQFKNAPREALAKSVLAEVPAQLVGFFNTMKLMPPNANTPPQNPSGNI, encoded by the exons GTCGCACGCACGGAGAAGGTCCAGAACTGCCTTTGCCCAAAGTTTGCCAAAAAGTTCGTCATCGACTACTACTTTGAAGTCGTGCAGAAACTGCGCTTCGGGATTTACGACATCGACAACAAAACTGTTGACCTGACTGATGATGACTTCTTGGGGCAACTGGAATGCACCTTGGGACAG GTGGTTTCCAGTAAGAAGCTGACCCGCCCGCTCATGCTGAAGAGCAAATCCCCTGCAGGGAAAGGGACCATCACG ATCGCtgcagaagaaataaaagacaacagGGTGGCCAATTTTGAAGTTGAAGCGAGGAAGTTGGATAACAAG GACTTCTTTGGGAAGTCGGACCCGTATCTGGAGTTCTACAAGCAGACCCAGACCGGATGGCAGCTTGCTCACAGGACGGAG GTGGTGAACAACAACTTAAATCCCACGTGGAAACCCTTCCGAATCCCACTGCAGTCTCTGTGTGGAGGAGACATGGACAAGTCCATAAAG GTTGAGTGCTACGACTACGACAGCGACGGCTCACACGATCTCATTGGAACCTTTGAGACGACGATGACGCGGCTCAAAGAAGCGTCTCGAACGTCTccggtac AGTTTGAATGTGTCAACAgtaaaaagaaacagaagaagaagagctacAAAAACTCTGGTGTCGTGAGCGTAAAGCTGTGCCAg GTGCTGAAGGAGTATACGTTCCTGGATTACATCATGGGAGGCTGTCAGATCAACTTCACT GTGGCTGTCGACTTCACGGGCTCCAACGGGGATCCCAGATCTCCCCAGTCTCTGCATTACATCAGCCCTCAGGGCGTGAATGAATACCTCTCTGCTATCTGGTCCGTCGGGAACGTCGTCCAGGACTACGACAG TGACAAGATGTTTCCTGCCTTTGGCTTCGGAGCTCAAGTCCCTCCCACCTGGCAG GTGTCCCACGAGTTTCCTCTCAACTTCAACCCGGCGAATCCATTTTGTGCAG gcgttGAAGGTGTGGTGGAGGCGTACAGGGCGTGTCTGCCGCAGGTCAAACTCTACGGTCCCACCAACTTCTCCCCGATCATTAACCACGCAGCGTCTTTCGCTAACCAAGCTCTCCGGCAGGACACGGCATCG CAATACTtcgtcctcctcatcatcaccgaCGGCGTCATCACGGACATGGATGAGACGCGCGCCGCCATCGTGAACGTGTCCCGCCTGCCCATGTCCGTCATCATCGTTGGGGTCGGGAGCGCGGACTTCAGCGCCATGGAGCTCCTGGACGGGGACGACggatgtctgcgctctctggccGGCGACGCCGCCATGAGAGACATCGTGCAGTTTGTGCCGTTCAGGCAGTTTAAGAAT GCTCCCAGAGAAGCGCTGGCAAAGAGCGTGCTGGCGGAAGTGCCGGCTCAGCTGGTGGGCTTTTTCAACACGATGAAGCTGATGCCTCCGAACGCCAACACCCCTCCACAAAACCCTTCAGGGAACATCTAA
- the LOC137903811 gene encoding copine-3-like isoform X3, giving the protein MAAAQCVTRVELTVSCDSLLDRDIGSKSDPLCVLLMDSSDSSESRWYEVARTEKVQNCLCPKFAKKFVIDYYFEVVQKLRFGIYDIDNKTVDLTDDDFLGQLECTLGQVVSSKKLTRPLMLKSKSPAGKGTITIAAEEIKDNRVANFEVEARKLDNKDFFGKSDPYLEFYKQTQTGWQLAHRTEVVNNNLNPTWKPFRIPLQSLCGGDMDKSIKVECYDYDSDGSHDLIGTFETTMTRLKEASRTSPAEFECVNSKKKQKKKSYKNSGVVSVKLCQVLKEYTFLDYIMGGCQINFTVAVDFTGSNGDPRSPQSLHYISPQGVNEYLSAIWSVGNVVQDYDSDKMFPAFGFGAQVPPTWQVSHEFPLNFNPANPFCAGVEGVVEAYRACLPQVKLYGPTNFSPIINHAASFANQALRQDTASQYFVLLIITDGVITDMDETRAAIVNVSRLPMSVIIVGVGSADFSAMELLDGDDGCLRSLAGDAAMRDIVQFVPFRQFKNASGQALAQSVLAELPQQVASFFGLLKLKPPHDHNPS; this is encoded by the exons GTCGCACGCACGGAGAAGGTCCAGAACTGCCTTTGCCCAAAGTTTGCCAAAAAGTTCGTCATCGACTACTACTTTGAAGTCGTGCAGAAACTGCGCTTCGGGATTTACGACATCGACAACAAAACTGTTGACCTGACTGATGATGACTTCTTGGGGCAACTGGAATGCACCTTGGGACAG GTGGTTTCCAGTAAGAAGCTGACCCGCCCGCTCATGCTGAAGAGCAAATCCCCTGCAGGGAAAGGGACCATCACG ATCGCtgcagaagaaataaaagacaacagGGTGGCCAATTTTGAAGTTGAAGCGAGGAAGTTGGATAACAAG GACTTCTTTGGGAAGTCGGACCCGTATCTGGAGTTCTACAAGCAGACCCAGACCGGATGGCAGCTTGCTCACAGGACGGAG GTGGTGAACAACAACTTAAATCCCACGTGGAAACCCTTCCGAATCCCACTGCAGTCTCTGTGTGGAGGAGACATGGACAAGTCCATAAAG GTTGAGTGCTACGACTACGACAGCGACGGCTCACACGATCTCATTGGAACCTTTGAGACGACGATGACGCGGCTCAAAGAAGCGTCTCGAACGTCTccg GCAGAGTTTGAATGTGTCAACAgtaaaaagaaacagaagaagaagagctacAAAAACTCTGGTGTCGTGAGCGTAAAGCTGTGCCAg GTGCTGAAGGAGTATACGTTCCTGGATTACATCATGGGAGGCTGTCAGATCAACTTCACT GTGGCTGTCGACTTCACGGGCTCCAACGGGGATCCCAGATCTCCCCAGTCTCTGCATTACATCAGCCCTCAGGGCGTGAATGAATACCTCTCTGCTATCTGGTCCGTCGGGAACGTCGTCCAGGACTACGACAG TGACAAGATGTTTCCTGCCTTTGGCTTCGGAGCTCAAGTCCCTCCCACCTGGCAG GTGTCCCACGAGTTTCCTCTCAACTTCAACCCGGCGAATCCATTTTGTGCAG gcgttGAAGGTGTGGTGGAGGCGTACAGGGCGTGTCTGCCGCAGGTCAAACTCTACGGTCCCACCAACTTCTCCCCGATCATTAACCACGCAGCGTCTTTCGCTAACCAAGCTCTCCGGCAGGACACGGCATCG CAATACTtcgtcctcctcatcatcaccgaCGGCGTCATCACGGACATGGATGAGACGCGCGCCGCCATCGTGAACGTGTCCCGCCTGCCCATGTCCGTCATCATCGTTGGGGTCGGGAGCGCGGACTTCAGCGCCATGGAGCTCCTGGACGGGGACGACggatgtctgcgctctctggccGGCGACGCCGCCATGAGAGACATCGTGCAGTTTGTGCCGTTCAGGCAGTTTAAGAAT GCGTCCGGCCAGGCTCTGGCCCAAAGCGTTTTGGCCGAGTTACCTCAACAAGTGGCCTCCTTCTTCGGTTTACTTAAACTGAAGCCTCCCCACGATCACAATCCTTCATAG
- the LOC137903811 gene encoding copine-3-like isoform X1, whose amino-acid sequence MAAAQCVTRVELTVSCDSLLDRDIGSKSDPLCVLLMDSSDSSESRWYEVARTEKVQNCLCPKFAKKFVIDYYFEVVQKLRFGIYDIDNKTVDLTDDDFLGQLECTLGQVVSSKKLTRPLMLKSKSPAGKGTITIAAEEIKDNRVANFEVEARKLDNKDFFGKSDPYLEFYKQTQTGWQLAHRTEVVNNNLNPTWKPFRIPLQSLCGGDMDKSIKVECYDYDSDGSHDLIGTFETTMTRLKEASRTSPAEFECVNSKKKQKKKSYKNSGVVSVKLCQVLKEYTFLDYIMGGCQINFTVAVDFTGSNGDPRSPQSLHYISPQGVNEYLSAIWSVGNVVQDYDSDKMFPAFGFGAQVPPTWQVSHEFPLNFNPANPFCAGVEGVVEAYRACLPQVKLYGPTNFSPIINHAASFANQALRQDTASQYFVLLIITDGVITDMDETRAAIVNVSRLPMSVIIVGVGSADFSAMELLDGDDGCLRSLAGDAAMRDIVQFVPFRQFKNAPREALAKSVLAEVPAQLVGFFNTMKLMPPNANTPPQNPSGNI is encoded by the exons GTCGCACGCACGGAGAAGGTCCAGAACTGCCTTTGCCCAAAGTTTGCCAAAAAGTTCGTCATCGACTACTACTTTGAAGTCGTGCAGAAACTGCGCTTCGGGATTTACGACATCGACAACAAAACTGTTGACCTGACTGATGATGACTTCTTGGGGCAACTGGAATGCACCTTGGGACAG GTGGTTTCCAGTAAGAAGCTGACCCGCCCGCTCATGCTGAAGAGCAAATCCCCTGCAGGGAAAGGGACCATCACG ATCGCtgcagaagaaataaaagacaacagGGTGGCCAATTTTGAAGTTGAAGCGAGGAAGTTGGATAACAAG GACTTCTTTGGGAAGTCGGACCCGTATCTGGAGTTCTACAAGCAGACCCAGACCGGATGGCAGCTTGCTCACAGGACGGAG GTGGTGAACAACAACTTAAATCCCACGTGGAAACCCTTCCGAATCCCACTGCAGTCTCTGTGTGGAGGAGACATGGACAAGTCCATAAAG GTTGAGTGCTACGACTACGACAGCGACGGCTCACACGATCTCATTGGAACCTTTGAGACGACGATGACGCGGCTCAAAGAAGCGTCTCGAACGTCTccg GCAGAGTTTGAATGTGTCAACAgtaaaaagaaacagaagaagaagagctacAAAAACTCTGGTGTCGTGAGCGTAAAGCTGTGCCAg GTGCTGAAGGAGTATACGTTCCTGGATTACATCATGGGAGGCTGTCAGATCAACTTCACT GTGGCTGTCGACTTCACGGGCTCCAACGGGGATCCCAGATCTCCCCAGTCTCTGCATTACATCAGCCCTCAGGGCGTGAATGAATACCTCTCTGCTATCTGGTCCGTCGGGAACGTCGTCCAGGACTACGACAG TGACAAGATGTTTCCTGCCTTTGGCTTCGGAGCTCAAGTCCCTCCCACCTGGCAG GTGTCCCACGAGTTTCCTCTCAACTTCAACCCGGCGAATCCATTTTGTGCAG gcgttGAAGGTGTGGTGGAGGCGTACAGGGCGTGTCTGCCGCAGGTCAAACTCTACGGTCCCACCAACTTCTCCCCGATCATTAACCACGCAGCGTCTTTCGCTAACCAAGCTCTCCGGCAGGACACGGCATCG CAATACTtcgtcctcctcatcatcaccgaCGGCGTCATCACGGACATGGATGAGACGCGCGCCGCCATCGTGAACGTGTCCCGCCTGCCCATGTCCGTCATCATCGTTGGGGTCGGGAGCGCGGACTTCAGCGCCATGGAGCTCCTGGACGGGGACGACggatgtctgcgctctctggccGGCGACGCCGCCATGAGAGACATCGTGCAGTTTGTGCCGTTCAGGCAGTTTAAGAAT GCTCCCAGAGAAGCGCTGGCAAAGAGCGTGCTGGCGGAAGTGCCGGCTCAGCTGGTGGGCTTTTTCAACACGATGAAGCTGATGCCTCCGAACGCCAACACCCCTCCACAAAACCCTTCAGGGAACATCTAA